Proteins from one Xenopus tropicalis strain Nigerian chromosome 1, UCB_Xtro_10.0, whole genome shotgun sequence genomic window:
- the tspan5 gene encoding tetraspanin-5: protein MSGKHYKGPEVSCCIKYFIFGFNVIFWLLGITFLGVGLWAWSEKGVLSNISSITDLGGFDPVWLFLVVGGVMFILGFAGCIGALRENTFLLKFFSVFLGIIFFLELTAGVLAFVFKDWIKDQLQFFINNNIRAYRDDIDLQNLIDFTQEYWQCCGAFGADDWNLNIYFNCTDANASRERCGVPFSCCTKDPAEDVINTQCGYDVRQKPELDQQETIHTKGCVPQFEKWLQDNLTIVAGVFIGIALLQIFGICLAQNLVSDIEAVRASW, encoded by the exons CTCTTGGGAATTACATTTCTTGGAGTTGGTCTGTGGGCATGGAGTGAAAAG GGTGTGCTGTCCAACATCTCTTCTATCACAGACCTCGGAGGCTTTGATCCTGTGTGGCTGTTTCTGGTAGTTGGAGGAGTCATGTTTATCCTGGGCTTTGCTGGGTGCATTGGGGCACTCCGGGAGAACACTTTCCTGCTGAAATTT TTTTCCGTGTTTTTGGGAATCATTTTCTTTCTGGAGCTGACGGCAGGAGTTCTTGCCTTTGTGTTTAAAGACTGGATTAAAGACCAGCTGCAGTTCTTTATTAACAATAACATCAGAGCCTACAGGGATGACATCGACTTACAGAACCTTATTGACTTCACACAGGAATAT TGGCAGTGCTGTGGGGCGTTTGGAGCTGATGATTGgaacttaaacatttattttaactgCACAGATGCTAACGCAAGCCGAGAGAGATGTGGTGTGCCATTTTCCTGCTGCACAAAAGATCCCGCT GAGGATGTAATAAACACACAGTGTGGCTATGACGTCAGACAAAAGCCT GAATTGGATCAACAGGAGACTATTCACACAAAAGGCTGTGTCCCACAGTTTGAGAAATGGCTGCAGGACAATCTCACCATCGTGGCAGGCGTGTTCATAGGAATTGCGCTTTTACAG atATTTGGAATCTGTTTAGCACAGAATTTGGTGAGTGACATTGAAGCTGTCCGAGCCAGCTGGTAG